A single region of the Nocardioides sp. W7 genome encodes:
- a CDS encoding phosphomannose isomerase type II C-terminal cupin domain, with protein MIGESEERPWGSWHILDEGDGFKVKRIEVKPHARLSYQTHDHRSEHWVIVSGKATCVVDGESIIVGPGECVEVELKQPHRITNMEDELLIVIEVQRGEYCGEDDIVRLEDDYGRNV; from the coding sequence ATGATCGGCGAATCCGAAGAGCGACCATGGGGCTCGTGGCACATCCTCGACGAGGGTGACGGCTTCAAGGTCAAGCGTATCGAGGTCAAGCCTCATGCGCGGCTCTCGTACCAGACCCACGATCACCGCAGCGAGCACTGGGTGATCGTGTCCGGCAAGGCGACCTGCGTTGTCGACGGTGAGTCCATCATCGTCGGCCCTGGCGAGTGTGTCGAGGTCGAGCTCAAGCAGCCGCACCGGATCACCAACATGGAGGACGAGCTGCTCATCGTCATCGAGGTGCAGCGTGGCGAGTACTGCGGCGAGGACGACATCGTCCGCCTTGAGGACGACTACGGTCGCAACGTCTGA
- a CDS encoding DUF2516 family protein yields MPDVDTGVGLVMLLVHFAVIVVSIFAFVMSLTYSAEAYDAAGKWSKQGWTIVLGLGALLSVIGIGLPIFISLAFLIAALVFLADVRPALAGLRRR; encoded by the coding sequence ATGCCAGATGTCGACACCGGGGTGGGCCTCGTCATGCTCCTCGTGCACTTCGCGGTGATCGTCGTGTCGATCTTCGCCTTCGTGATGAGCCTGACGTATTCGGCCGAGGCCTACGATGCCGCGGGCAAGTGGTCCAAGCAGGGCTGGACGATCGTGCTGGGCCTGGGGGCTCTGTTGTCCGTGATCGGGATCGGCCTGCCGATCTTCATCAGTCTTGCGTTCCTCATCGCAGCTCTTGTGTTCTTGGCCGATGTCCGTCCCGCTCTTGCAGGGCTAAGGCGCCGCTGA
- a CDS encoding bifunctional dTDP-4-dehydrorhamnose 3,5-epimerase family protein/NAD(P)-dependent oxidoreductase: MSLPSLETTSIPGLVVLRLDLREDARGWFKENWQREKMVALGLPDFGPVQNNMSFNAKRGTTRGIHTEPWDKFVSVANGRAFGAWVDMREGDSYGAVFTVELDPATAVFVPRGVGNSYQTLEDGVTYSYLVNEHWRPATPYPALDLADATIAIPWPIPLAEAEISDKDRTNPALADAARMAPKKTLIIGANGQLGRALNKEFPGSDLVDMVAADGVTVLDLTDAAAVAAWPWHEYALVLNAAAYTAVDAAETPEGRRISWAANASAPATLARLAAEHHFTLVHYSSEYVFDGTAELHTEDEPLSPLGVYAQTKAAGDIAVGLAPRHYLLRTSWVIGDGNNFVRTMQMLAGKGVSPTVVDDQVGRLTFTGELSRATRHLLDGGATYGTYNLSNGGPAMSWCDLAKEVFRLSGRSADDVSPVSTDEYAAGKAMAPRPSNSVLDLAKITATDFEPEDALVALARYCAT, from the coding sequence ATGAGCCTCCCCTCGCTTGAGACGACCTCCATCCCCGGACTCGTCGTGCTCCGGCTCGACCTGCGCGAGGACGCCCGCGGCTGGTTCAAGGAGAACTGGCAGCGCGAGAAGATGGTCGCGCTCGGCCTCCCGGACTTCGGGCCTGTCCAGAACAACATGTCGTTCAACGCCAAGCGCGGCACGACCCGAGGCATCCACACCGAGCCGTGGGACAAGTTCGTCTCGGTCGCCAACGGCCGGGCCTTCGGGGCCTGGGTCGACATGCGCGAGGGCGACTCGTACGGCGCGGTGTTCACCGTGGAGCTCGACCCCGCCACCGCGGTGTTCGTGCCCCGGGGCGTCGGCAACAGCTATCAGACCCTCGAGGACGGGGTGACCTACTCCTACCTCGTCAACGAGCACTGGCGACCGGCGACGCCGTACCCCGCGCTCGACCTGGCCGACGCCACGATCGCGATCCCGTGGCCGATCCCGCTCGCCGAGGCGGAGATCTCCGACAAGGACCGCACCAACCCCGCCCTGGCCGACGCCGCTCGGATGGCGCCCAAGAAGACCCTGATCATCGGCGCCAACGGTCAGCTCGGTCGCGCGCTCAACAAGGAGTTCCCCGGCTCCGATCTGGTCGACATGGTCGCAGCCGACGGAGTCACCGTCCTCGACCTCACCGACGCGGCTGCCGTCGCCGCCTGGCCGTGGCACGAGTACGCGCTGGTTCTCAACGCCGCCGCCTACACCGCGGTCGACGCCGCCGAGACGCCCGAGGGCCGACGCATCTCCTGGGCGGCGAACGCCTCGGCCCCCGCAACTCTGGCGCGACTCGCGGCCGAGCACCACTTCACCTTGGTCCACTACTCCTCGGAGTACGTCTTCGACGGCACCGCCGAGCTGCACACCGAGGACGAGCCGCTCAGCCCGCTGGGCGTCTACGCCCAGACCAAGGCCGCCGGCGACATCGCGGTCGGACTGGCCCCGCGCCACTACCTGCTGCGGACGTCGTGGGTGATCGGCGACGGCAACAACTTCGTGCGGACCATGCAGATGCTCGCCGGCAAGGGCGTCTCCCCCACCGTCGTCGACGACCAGGTCGGACGCCTCACCTTCACCGGCGAGCTATCTCGCGCCACGCGGCACCTGTTGGACGGCGGAGCGACGTACGGGACCTACAACCTGAGCAACGGCGGCCCGGCGATGTCGTGGTGCGACCTGGCCAAGGAGGTCTTCCGCCTCAGCGGTCGCTCGGCCGACGACGTCAGCCCGGTCAGCACCGACGAGTACGCCGCAGGCAAGGCGATGGCGCCGAGGCCCAGCAACAGCGTGCTGGACCTCGCGAAGATCACCGCCACCGACTTCGAGCCCGAGGACGCCCTGGTCGCGCTGGCGCGCTACTGCGCCACCTGA